The Triticum aestivum cultivar Chinese Spring chromosome 7B, IWGSC CS RefSeq v2.1, whole genome shotgun sequence genome window below encodes:
- the LOC123159837 gene encoding squamosa promoter-binding-like protein 10, which translates to MMSGGRMNPAASDDFPFAAMQPPPYVGFDHAGGGGQRHQGAMMYDNFDYAATFGQFQDAPNHQMLALPPSGDGAGGLVPMAPPPMPGMQLQMPPMPHGMHGHGDVYPAMGMVKREGGAGDAGRIGLNLGRRTYFSPGDMMAVDRILMRSRLGGVFGLGFGRAHHQAPRCQVEDCKVDLSGAKHYHRRHKVCEYHAKAALVAAAGKQQRFCQQCSRFHVLTEFDEAKRSCRRRLAEHNRRRRKPAAGTTATSSKDSAPPSKKPNAGAISGSYTADNNTLSTTKSTISSNTSAISFLQQGQARAVAATRPTTLTLGSSPERDDRQQQLHNHQEQQHFITSLLHNNINNSNILSCSSVSSSTMPSAATANGEVSNQNNDNANNNMHMFEVDFM; encoded by the exons ATGATGAGCGGCGGCAGGATGAACCCGGCGGCGAGCGACGACTTCCCGTTCGCGGCAATGCAGCCGCCGCCCTACGTCGGCTTCGACCACGCCGGCGGAGGAGGCCAGCGCCACCAGGGCGCGATGATGTACGACAACTTCGACTACGCGGCCACCTTCGGCCAGTTCCAGGACGCGCCGAACCACCAGATGCTGGCGCTGCCGCCCAGCGGCGACGGCGCCGGCGGGCTGGTCCCCATGGCTCCGCCACCCATGCCCGGGATGCAGCTGCAGATGCCGCCTATGCCCCACGGGATGCATGGCCACGGCGACGTGTACCCGGCTATGGGGATGGTGAAGCGCGAGGGAGGCGCCGGGGACGCGGGGAGAATCGGGCTGAACCTCGGCCGGCGGACCTACTTCTCCCCCGGCGACATGATGGCGGTGGACCGGATCCTGATGCGGTCCCGTCTCGGCGGCGTGTTCGGGCTGGGATTCGGCCGCGCCCACCACCAGGCGCCTCGGTGCCAGGTGGAGGACTGCAAGGTCGACCTCTCCGGCGCCAAGCACTACCACCGGCGCCACAAGGTGTGCGAGTACCACGCCAAggccgccctcgtcgccgccgccggcaagcAGCAGCGCTTCTGCCAGCAATGCAGCAG GTTCCACGTGCTCACGGAGTTCGACGAGGCCAAGAGGAGCTGCCGGAGGCGGCTCGCAGAGCACAACCGTCGCCGGAGGAAGCCTGCGGCCGGCACCACGGCGACGTCGTCGAAAGACTCCGCGCCGCCTTCCAAGAAACCCAACGCCGGCGCCATCTCCGGTTCCTACACCGCCGACAACAACA CTTTGAGCACGACGAAGTCGACCATCTCCTCCAACACCAGCGCGATCAGCTTCCTCCAGCAGGGCCAGGCCAGGGCGGTAGCAGCGACAAGGCCGACGACGCTCACCCTGGGCTCGTCGCCGGAGAGGGACGACCGCCAGCAGCAGCTCCACAACCATCAGGAGCAGCAGCATTTCATCACCTCCCTCCTGCACAACAACATCAATAACAGCAACATCCTGTCGTGTTCCTCGGTGAGCTCCAGCACGATGCCATCGGCGGCGACGGCAAACGGCGAGGTCTCCAACCAgaacaacgacaacgccaacaacaaCATGCATATGTTTGAGGTGGACTTTATGTAG